In Microbacterium galbinum, a single window of DNA contains:
- a CDS encoding DUF2262 domain-containing protein, translating into MSDEHPIIDDAELGTFTRATTELTDGTVLTHDWYGGSIVRDDSSIELMLEGTSAEESRARLPRLRAVVADIDSIQRRASDAVVTAFSQGDPEPFELDEAASDLALEAIEASADGTIVLHLTDTCGTHFPEGYWPAAHLGDDDTITHVTVES; encoded by the coding sequence ATGAGCGACGAGCATCCGATCATTGACGACGCCGAGCTCGGCACCTTCACCCGCGCGACGACCGAACTCACCGACGGCACGGTGCTCACGCACGACTGGTACGGCGGATCGATCGTCCGGGACGACTCCTCGATCGAGCTCATGCTCGAGGGGACGTCGGCGGAGGAATCCCGCGCACGACTCCCCCGCCTCCGCGCCGTCGTCGCCGACATCGACTCGATTCAGCGCCGCGCATCCGATGCGGTGGTCACGGCCTTCAGCCAGGGCGACCCCGAACCGTTCGAACTCGACGAAGCGGCATCCGACCTGGCGCTCGAAGCGATCGAGGCGTCGGCCGACGGCACGATCGTGCTCCACCTGACCGACACCTGCGGCACGCACTTCCCCGAGGGCTACTGGCCTGCCGCCCATCTCGGCGATGACGACACCATCACGCACGTCACAGTCGAGTCCTGA